The Solanum lycopersicum chromosome 6, SLM_r2.1 genome has a window encoding:
- the LOC104647894 gene encoding uncharacterized protein — protein MAAPLNLEEGQSSTRPPRFNGHFYSWWKVRMHDYLMAEDSELWDIVLDGPFIPIMEEKDGEKTSLVPKPRQKYDEADRKKIEKDYKAKTLLVCGIGPDEFNRVSACKSAKEFWDCLKTAHEGTEQSRNQRLACLPQEAKDLKVLTMDALIGNLKTHEMNRNYDLSKKEDKKDKSLMLKYKSDEDSNDDDMTYLISRFQKIVRKNKVYKRGTNGNRNVTQGDTCYKCGKAGHFIRECPLLKNENKEHQKPRSDKENRRDLVLGKRDRKAVEDLVVKKALAAWGDSSSDSEDSDEPKDVSMVAVHEEETVFNEMFALMAHTENEEEDNQLRTLAKVMIDFVIELTFERDTMNAELDSLNEKTLKLEEKMSRMVSLESNNSELKN, from the exons ATGGCTGCTCCACTTAACCTCGAAGAAGGTCAGTCGTCAACAAGACCTCCCcgtttcaatggacatttctACAGTTGGTGGAAGGTTAGAATGCACGATTATCTCATGGCTGAAGACAGCGAGTTATGGGATATTGTACTTGATGGACCGTTTATTCCGATAATGGAAGAAAAGGATGGAGAGAAAACTAGTCTTGTTCCAAAGCCTAGACAGAAATACGACGAAGCTGataggaaaaagattgaaaaggactacaaagctaaaactcttcttgtctgtgggataggacctgatgagttCAACAGAGTGTCAGCTTGTAAGTCTGCTAAGGAGTTTTGGGACTGTTTGAAGACTGCTCATGAAGGAACTGAACAGTCAAGGAATCAAAGATTGGCATGCTTACCTCAAG AAGCCAAGGATTTGAAGGTGCTGACTATGGATGCTTTGATTGGAAATCTGAAGacacatgagatgaatcgaaATTACGATTTGTCAAAGAAGGAAGACAAGAAGGACAAGTCATTGATGCTGAAGTACAAATCAGATGAAGATTccaatgatgatgatatgacaTATCTCATCAGCAGATTCCAAAAAATTGTGAGGAAAAACAAAGTttataaaagaggaacaaatggtAATCGAAATGTTACTCAAGGTGATACttgctacaagtgtggaaaagctgggcacttcatcagagagtgtcctttgctcaagaatgaaaacaaggAACATCAAAAACCAAGAAGTGACAAAGAGAatagaagggacctggtactcgGCAAGAGAGATCGAAAAGCTGTTGAAGATTTGGTTGTCAAAAAggctcttgctgcatggggTGATTCatcaagtgattcagaagacTCTGATGAACCAAAAGATGTGTCTATGGTGGCTGTACATGAGGAGGAAACtgtcttcaatgaaatgtttgctctcatggctcacacagaaaatgaagaagaggacaatcag ttgagaactttggcaaaagtcatgattgattttgtgatagagttAACATTTGAAAGAGACACCATGAATGCTGAACTTGACAGTTTAAATgaaaaaacacttaaacttgaagagaaaatgtcaagAATGGTGTCTCTAGAGTCAAATAACTCTGAACTTAAGAACTAG
- the LOC101267240 gene encoding probable methyltransferase PMT15: MAGSNPTPYYTPTSKPTPTSHHSSLPLKKPNFYSLIAISFLCSGFYFTGVWHSSTTGAGAGSSSVFITTTSLPCFPSKNTSTSPSSSTTSTKKLDFTTHHSAAYDGAAPDDAIKIYPVCDIKYSEYTPCEDPERSLKFNRRRLIYRERHCPEKNEVLKCRIPAPYGYKNPFKWPVSRDVVWYANVPHKELTVEKAVQNWIRYEGDKFRFPGGGTMFPNGADAYIDDIAKLINLKDGSIRTAIDTGCGVASWGAYLLSRNIIAMSFAPRDSHEAQVQFALERGVPALIGVIASKRLPYPSRAFDMAHCSRCLIPWGEYDGTYLIEVDRVLRPGGFWILSGPPINWKRHWKGWDRTREDLYAEQNKIEQLAKRLCWKKFVEKDDIAIWQKPFNHMKCTEFRNRNKNPPMCPTQDPDKAWYTKIETCLTPLPEVASEEDLAGGQLEKWPKRLNAIPPRISRGTVDGVTAEVFQKDSELWKRRVSYYKSVNNQLDQPGRYRNILDMNAFLGGFAANLVNDPVWVMNIVPVEVKTNTLGAIYERGLIGTYQSWCEAMSTYPRTYDLIHADSVFTLYENRCEMEDIVLELDRILRPEGSVIIRDDVDILIRVKRIADGLNWDSLIVDHEDGPLEREKLFFAVKTYSTAPATQPSKTS, from the exons ATGGCGGGTTCTAATCCAACCCCTTACTATACTCCAACCTCCAAACCCACTCCAACTTCCCACCATTCTTCTTTACCTTTGAAAAAAcctaatttttattcattaattgcCATCAGTTTTCTCTGCTCTGGTTTTTACTTCACCGGTGTATGGCACAGCAGCACCACCGGCGCCGGTGCCGGCAGCAGCAGCGTCTTCATCACCACCACTTCCCTCCCCTGTTTCCCTTCTAAAAACACCTCCACATCTCCTTCATCTTCAACCACCAGCACCAAAAAACTAGACTTCACCACCCATCACTCCGCTGCATACGACGGAGCAGCACCTGATGACGCAATCAAGATTTACCCTGTTTGCGACATCAAGTACAGTGAGTATACCCCATGTGAAGACCCTGAAAGATCATTGAAATTCAATAGAAGAAGATTAATTTACAGAGAAAGGCATTGCCCTGAAAAGAATGAAGTTTTGAAATGCCGTATACCTGCACCTTACGGTTACAAGAATCCATTTAAATGGCCTGTTAGTAGAGATGTTGTATGGTATGCTAATGTTCCACATAAAGAATTGACAGTAGAAAAAGCTGTTCAAAATTGGATAAGATATGAAGGTGATAAATTCAGATTTCCTGGTGGTGGAACTATGTTCCCTAATGGTGCTGATGCTTACATTGATGACATTGCAAAATTGATCAATCTTAAAGATGGCTCCATTCGAACCGCCATTGATACTGGCTGTGGG GTTGCGAGTTGGGGAGCTTATCTTTTGTCGCGAAATATTATAGCCATGTCATTTGCACCTAGGGATTCACATGAAGCACAGGTTCAATTTGCTCTCGAGCGAGGAGTACCTGCTCTAATTGGAGTTATTGCTTCCAAGAGGCTTCCATATCCATCTAGAGCTTTTGACATGGCACATTGCTCTCGTTGTCTAATTCCATGGGGCGAGTATGATGGCACATATTTGATTGAAGTTGATAGAGTCCTTAGACCTGGTGGATTTTGGATCCTCTCTGGACCGCCGATCAACTGGAAAAGACATTGGAAAGGCTGGGATAGAACCAGGGAAGACCTATATGctgaacaaaataaaattgagcaATTAGCTAAGAGACTCTGCTGGAAAAAGTTTGTTGAGAAGGATGATATCGCAATATGGCAGAAGCCGTTCAATCATATGAAGTGTACAGAATTTCGAAACAGAAACAAAAATCCACCAATGTGTCCTACCCAAGATCCCGATAAAGCCTG GTATACAAAGATTGAGACTTGCTTAACTCCCTTGCCAGAAGTTGCAAGTGAAGAAGACCTGGCTGGTGGACAATTGGAAAAGTGGCCTAAAAGATTAAACGCAATACCACCGAGGATAAGCAGGGGAACTGTAGATGGTGTCACAGCAGAAGTTTTCCAGAAGGATTCAGAGCTATGGAAAAGAAGAGTTTCTTATTACAAGTCAGTGAATAACCAGCTCGATCAGCCTGGGCGATACAGAAACATCTTAGATATGAATGCATTCCTAGGTGGCTTTGCTGCAAATTTGGTCAATGATCCTGTTTGGGTGATGAATATAGTTCCCGTTGAGGTTAAGACCAATACACTTGGTGCCATTTATGAACGAGGACTAATAGGAACATACCAAAGCTG GTGCGAGGCGATGTCAACATACCCAAGAACATATGATCTCATTCATGCTGATTCCGTATTTACCCTCTATGAGAACAG ATGTGAAATGGAAGATATTGTGCTAGAATTGGATAGGATATTAAGGCCAGAGGGAAGTGTAATAATCCGAGACGACGTAGATATATTGATCAGAGTGAAAAGGATAGCAGATGGATTGAACTGGGATAGTCTAATTGTTGATCATGAAGATGGTCCATTGGAGAGGGAGAAGCTTTTCTTTGCAGTAAAGACATACTCGACAGCTCCAGCTACTCAACCATCTAAAACTTCTTAA
- the LOC138349314 gene encoding probable (S)-N-methylcoclaurine 3'-hydroxylase isozyme 2 codes for MGYRIPKDTQLMVNMWAIARDPKVWDDPSSFKPERFMNSNMDYKGRYFEYIPFGSGRRMCAGEPLASRFVPLLVASMIHKFDWFLPNDMNLDQIDMDEILDLIISKKDPILVIPKLRK; via the coding sequence ATGGGCTATAGAATTCCGAAAGACACACAATTGATGGTCAATATGTGGGCAATTGCTAGGGATCCAAAGGTTTGGGATGATCCTTCAAGCTTCAAACCCGAAAGATTTATGAACTCTAATATGGACTATAAAGGGCGATATTTTGAGTATATTCCATTTGGTTCGGGAAGAAGAATGTGTGCTGGAGAACCTTTGGCTTCGAGGTTTGTTCCTTTACTTGTTGCTTCTATGATCCATAAATTCGATTGGTTTCTGCCAAATGATATGAATCTGGATCAGATTGACATGGATGAGATCTTGGATCTCATAATATCTAAGAAAGATCCAATTCTTGTCATTCCTAAATTGAGGAAATGA